A region of Thermococcus piezophilus DNA encodes the following proteins:
- a CDS encoding adenylate kinase, whose protein sequence is MNILIFGPPGSGKSTHSRTITERYGLTYISSGDMIRTEIERGSELGKELKKYLAKGELIPDIVVNTLVISRLRRDRNNFIIDGYPRTAEQVLALENYLYDHGIRIDVAMEIFISKEESVERISRRRICPKCGAVYHLQYRSTKVPGKCDICGSQLVQREDDMPDIIGRRYDLYVKNMEPIIKFYKRQGIYVRVDGHGSINEVWERMRPLLDYIHNREKKRKEHE, encoded by the coding sequence ATGAACATCCTCATCTTTGGGCCACCTGGGAGCGGCAAATCAACCCACTCAAGGACGATAACGGAGCGCTACGGGCTGACGTATATCTCCTCGGGGGACATGATACGGACGGAGATTGAAAGGGGAAGCGAGCTCGGGAAGGAGCTGAAGAAGTATCTCGCAAAGGGGGAGCTCATCCCGGACATCGTCGTCAATACCCTCGTGATTTCTCGCTTAAGGCGCGACAGGAACAACTTCATCATCGACGGCTACCCCAGAACGGCAGAACAGGTTCTCGCGCTCGAGAACTACCTCTACGACCACGGCATAAGGATAGACGTGGCGATGGAGATTTTCATCTCTAAGGAGGAGAGCGTTGAGCGCATCTCCAGGAGGAGGATATGTCCCAAGTGTGGTGCCGTTTATCACCTTCAGTACCGATCCACAAAGGTTCCTGGTAAATGTGACATCTGTGGCTCTCAGCTCGTCCAGAGGGAGGACGATATGCCGGACATAATCGGGAGACGCTACGACCTCTACGTCAAGAACATGGAGCCAATAATCAAGTTCTACAAGAGGCAGGGCATCTACGTTAGGGTTGATGGTCACGGCAGTATAAACGAGGTCTGGGAGAGGATGAGACCGCTCCTCGACTACATACACAACCGCGAAAAGAAACGGAAAGAACACGAATAA
- a CDS encoding single- stranded DNA-binding family protein translates to MKLSTGFVRASGYAHKVRRVLFAITRGRVEPEEVVKAAAELNQYVFEKLQEMGVDKGDVVRISVPFSIEDGKIKWHYEGLKIEVYKREDEAKLAEAMEEIEERERDLEEQIKELEELALQLREMSEKILEKLEELKQEHTSLRLKAEE, encoded by the coding sequence ATGAAACTGAGCACAGGCTTTGTTCGGGCATCCGGCTACGCCCACAAGGTGAGGCGCGTCCTCTTTGCAATAACACGCGGGAGGGTGGAGCCGGAAGAAGTTGTAAAGGCCGCGGCGGAGCTCAACCAGTACGTCTTTGAAAAGCTCCAGGAGATGGGGGTGGACAAGGGGGACGTCGTGAGGATAAGCGTCCCCTTCAGCATCGAGGATGGAAAGATAAAGTGGCACTATGAGGGACTCAAGATAGAGGTCTACAAGCGAGAGGATGAAGCAAAGCTCGCCGAAGCTATGGAAGAAATCGAGGAGCGCGAGAGAGACCTCGAAGAGCAGATAAAGGAGCTTGAAGAGCTCGCCCTTCAGCTCAGGGAGATGAGCGAGAAAATACTGGAGAAGCTGGAGGAGCTCAAGCAGGAGCATACCTCGCTCAGACTCAAGGCGGAGGAGTGA
- the trmY gene encoding tRNA (pseudouridine(54)-N(1))-methyltransferase TrmY, with amino-acid sequence MRTFIVKANKAHTKADFKLRDLPGTSGRIDLLCRVLNSAFLLSYSFRKNVRVWLSLYGPPNPPKAIRFEGQEMKPKTLNPDELSTAKLIIKALKVGETLREPSKEVQVLPGIYVSNMTFEDIVRRTLKSSTLYYLHEEGRPIGRVNFSQNVAFILGDHEGLTPEDETFLEGIAEKVSIGRKSYLASHVVAYVNIFLDSLTPPP; translated from the coding sequence ATGAGGACGTTCATAGTCAAGGCTAACAAGGCTCACACCAAGGCCGATTTCAAGCTCAGGGACTTACCTGGAACGAGCGGTAGGATTGACTTGCTCTGTAGGGTTCTCAACTCAGCTTTTCTGCTTTCCTACAGCTTCAGGAAGAACGTCCGCGTCTGGCTGAGCCTCTACGGCCCGCCGAACCCACCGAAGGCGATAAGGTTTGAGGGGCAGGAGATGAAGCCCAAAACGCTCAACCCCGACGAGCTGAGCACGGCGAAGCTGATAATCAAAGCTTTGAAGGTAGGAGAGACCCTCCGCGAGCCGAGCAAGGAAGTCCAGGTTCTCCCAGGAATATACGTCAGCAACATGACCTTTGAGGACATCGTGAGGAGAACCCTGAAAAGCTCGACCCTTTACTACCTACACGAGGAGGGCAGACCCATCGGGAGAGTGAACTTTTCGCAGAATGTTGCCTTCATCCTCGGCGACCACGAGGGGTTAACCCCTGAGGACGAGACCTTTCTTGAGGGCATAGCTGAAAAAGTGAGCATCGGAAGGAAAAGCTACCTCGCCTCCCATGTCGTGGCCTACGTCAACATCTTCCTTGATTCCCTCACTCCTCCGCCTTGA